In Chryseobacterium oranimense, a single window of DNA contains:
- a CDS encoding RimK family alpha-L-glutamate ligase, producing the protein MAKKVGILFGMEDTFPWAFIDKVNELGGGEIIAEAVHIDKLEQGADYGYAVIIDRISQDVPFYRAYLKNAALNGTYVINNPFWWSADEKFFNNALMTKLGIPLPKTVLLPSHERPTDTSETSFRNLKFPHDWEYIFNYVGFPAYMKPHDGGGWKSVYRVENPEDLWNKLSETEQLVMMVQEEIVFDDYYRVYCLGKKYVHIMPYEPRNPHHLRYATTHQTQGENLEKLLKTIHDYTIKMNEALGYDFNTVEFAIRDGIPYAIDFCNPAPDADRNSVGEENFAWIVEHAAKLAIEKAKEYVPGKPNISWGTFVKDSVK; encoded by the coding sequence ATGGCAAAAAAAGTGGGAATTCTATTCGGTATGGAAGATACATTTCCTTGGGCTTTTATCGACAAAGTAAATGAGCTTGGCGGCGGTGAGATTATTGCCGAGGCAGTTCATATCGATAAACTGGAGCAGGGTGCCGATTACGGCTATGCAGTCATCATCGACAGAATTTCGCAGGATGTTCCTTTTTACAGAGCTTATTTGAAAAATGCGGCACTTAACGGTACTTATGTAATCAATAACCCATTCTGGTGGAGCGCTGATGAAAAATTCTTCAATAATGCATTGATGACGAAATTGGGAATTCCACTTCCTAAAACAGTTCTGCTTCCTTCACACGAAAGACCTACAGACACTTCCGAAACATCATTCAGAAACCTGAAATTCCCTCACGACTGGGAATATATTTTCAATTATGTAGGATTTCCGGCTTATATGAAACCTCATGACGGAGGCGGGTGGAAAAGCGTATACAGAGTAGAAAATCCTGAGGACCTATGGAATAAATTAAGTGAAACCGAACAGCTGGTGATGATGGTACAGGAAGAGATTGTATTTGACGATTACTACAGGGTTTACTGTCTTGGCAAAAAATATGTTCATATTATGCCTTACGAGCCGCGTAATCCGCATCATCTGAGGTATGCCACTACCCACCAGACCCAGGGTGAAAATCTGGAAAAATTATTAAAGACAATCCACGATTATACGATTAAAATGAACGAAGCTCTCGGATATGATTTCAATACCGTGGAATTTGCCATCAGAGACGGGATTCCATATGCTATAGATTTCTGTAATCCGGCTCCTGATGCCGACAGAAATTCTGTAGGCGAAGAAAACTTTGCATGGATCGTAGAACATGCTGCCAAACTTGCCATTGAAAAAGCAAAAGAATATGTTCCCGGAAAACCTAATATTTCCTGGGGAACTTTTGTAAAAGACTCCGTAAAATAA
- a CDS encoding MepB family protein encodes MTLKNVDELIFQPLGLKISNIEEDVESKDYSGCSFTLNQLKIKFRTAKITPTKTGQFVTIWKRNEEGETAPFDSNDTFDFYLISASTNNNRGIFIFSKDILVEKGILSHGKRIGKRGIRVYPSWDLTESKQAIATQKWQTNYFLDLSQVEESYLQKARALFDLK; translated from the coding sequence ATGACTCTTAAAAATGTTGATGAATTGATTTTTCAACCCCTTGGACTGAAAATTTCAAATATTGAAGAAGATGTAGAATCTAAAGATTATTCCGGTTGCAGCTTTACCTTAAATCAGCTCAAAATTAAATTCCGAACAGCGAAAATAACCCCGACTAAAACAGGCCAGTTCGTCACCATCTGGAAACGTAATGAAGAAGGAGAAACAGCTCCGTTTGATTCTAATGATACCTTTGATTTTTATTTGATTTCTGCCTCTACAAATAATAACAGAGGAATTTTTATATTTTCTAAAGATATCCTGGTAGAAAAAGGGATTTTATCCCACGGTAAAAGAATTGGTAAAAGAGGAATCAGGGTATATCCAAGCTGGGATCTTACCGAAAGCAAGCAGGCAATTGCTACCCAAAAATGGCAGACTAACTATTTTCTTGATCTTTCTCAGGTTGAAGAATCCTATCTTCAAAAAGCCAGAGCATTATTTGATCTGAAGTAG
- a CDS encoding alpha/beta hydrolase-fold protein, producing the protein MKFELYTEESDDRPVYITGNFNNWNPRDSNYQLKQLDSNDYFIEIDDQILPDTVEYKFTKGGWENVELDKYGSITPNRKAEKALGKTSDTVEKWRLNWGPFKKEFFPIAEVISDEFYIPQLDRYRKVWAVLPYDYYVSEKSYPVLYLQDAQNLFNEGSGYGNWEIDKKLSILAEYGRGDIIIIAIEHGSEERIKEYIFDNDNVANGSEGKKYIRFITDTLKPFVDEHYRTKKDRDNTGIGGSSLGALISIYSGFLYPEVYSKLLIFSPSLWVEPNNNFPMMNFRIPFKTKIYLYGGGQEGSKMVKRIYVFEEYLRRWEKKNLFDFEFKTSINPEGTHSEFYWSQEFPRAIEWLFYDNTENPVEVTPQQQSIKN; encoded by the coding sequence ATGAAGTTCGAACTTTATACTGAAGAAAGCGACGACAGGCCGGTATACATCACCGGAAATTTCAATAACTGGAATCCCAGGGACTCCAATTATCAGCTTAAACAGCTGGATTCTAACGATTATTTTATAGAGATTGACGACCAGATTCTTCCCGACACCGTAGAATACAAATTCACAAAAGGGGGCTGGGAAAACGTGGAACTTGATAAATACGGAAGTATTACCCCAAACCGTAAAGCGGAAAAAGCACTGGGAAAGACTTCCGATACCGTAGAAAAGTGGAGACTCAACTGGGGGCCTTTCAAAAAAGAATTTTTTCCAATTGCAGAAGTTATTTCGGATGAATTCTACATTCCCCAGCTTGACCGCTACCGGAAAGTATGGGCTGTACTTCCCTATGACTATTACGTTTCTGAAAAAAGCTATCCCGTACTTTATCTTCAGGATGCCCAAAACCTTTTCAACGAAGGAAGCGGGTACGGAAACTGGGAAATAGATAAAAAACTGTCTATTCTTGCTGAATACGGCCGTGGAGACATTATTATTATAGCCATAGAGCATGGCAGTGAAGAACGTATCAAGGAATATATTTTTGATAATGATAATGTAGCCAACGGCTCAGAGGGTAAAAAATACATCCGCTTTATCACGGACACTCTGAAACCCTTCGTGGATGAGCACTACCGGACTAAAAAGGACCGCGACAACACTGGAATCGGAGGCAGCTCTTTAGGAGCACTCATCAGCATTTACAGCGGATTTCTTTATCCCGAGGTTTATTCCAAGCTGCTGATCTTCTCACCTTCGCTTTGGGTAGAACCTAACAATAATTTCCCGATGATGAATTTCAGAATTCCTTTTAAAACAAAAATATACCTGTACGGAGGAGGCCAGGAAGGCTCTAAAATGGTAAAAAGAATCTATGTATTTGAAGAATATTTAAGACGTTGGGAAAAGAAAAACCTTTTTGACTTTGAATTCAAAACAAGCATTAATCCGGAAGGAACCCACAGTGAATTTTACTGGTCGCAGGAGTTTCCGAGAGCTATTGAATGGCTTTTCTATGACAACACAGAAAATCCGGTAGAAGTAACCCCACAGCAGCAGAGCATTAAAAATTAA
- a CDS encoding leucyl aminopeptidase family protein, which yields MKLINKKNKKYIQVFQLFTEEEWTKSGKNYNKNVSSFFSGKKYEVFIHTDEESITYLIGLGKSTTQNFEIQQVAVKLSQTQKEKIQAVPTLVVADFLKEKQFEEFVKGLLFGTYSYPFDKKHAIWNPKFEIHFENLSQKKLDAIGAKSEALANGQTACQEWLNKPANLKKPDILSSYLKNLSKKYDLKYTAFNRKKCEELGLGAYLSVNQGSAYDAAFTVIEYKTTVKNAKTFGLVGKCVLFDTGGISLKNPDNMHYMKSDMGGATAVIGTLIYAAEMQIPVNIIAILPITDNAISEKAFLPSDVITAYNGKTIEVLNTDAEGRMILADGLSYMAKNYKTDFLIDLATLTGSSVRMFGDTCGAMFSNNEELKNLLLKTGDQTNQRLWNLPLWDVWKDDIQSDVADLKNISMKPIGDCIVAAKFLEQFIENHPKWAHLDIAGVAFGSTGYSKEKAATGFGVQLLADLIENYH from the coding sequence ATGAAATTAATTAATAAAAAAAATAAAAAATATATCCAGGTCTTTCAACTTTTCACAGAAGAAGAATGGACAAAATCCGGTAAAAATTATAACAAAAATGTTTCTTCCTTTTTCTCCGGAAAGAAATATGAGGTTTTCATCCATACTGATGAAGAAAGTATTACCTATCTGATCGGCTTGGGGAAATCAACAACGCAGAATTTCGAAATTCAGCAGGTGGCTGTGAAACTTTCTCAAACCCAGAAAGAAAAAATTCAGGCAGTTCCTACTCTTGTTGTGGCGGATTTCCTGAAAGAAAAACAGTTTGAAGAATTTGTAAAAGGATTGCTTTTTGGAACCTACAGCTATCCTTTTGATAAGAAGCATGCGATCTGGAACCCTAAATTTGAGATTCACTTTGAAAATTTAAGTCAGAAAAAGCTGGATGCAATCGGGGCAAAATCTGAAGCATTGGCAAACGGACAAACGGCCTGCCAGGAATGGCTGAATAAACCTGCCAACCTTAAGAAACCTGATATTCTAAGTTCATATTTAAAAAATCTATCCAAAAAATATGACTTAAAATATACTGCATTCAATAGAAAAAAATGTGAAGAACTTGGGCTCGGCGCTTATCTGTCCGTTAATCAGGGAAGTGCTTATGATGCCGCCTTTACCGTTATAGAATATAAAACTACGGTTAAAAATGCCAAGACATTTGGCCTTGTAGGAAAATGTGTTCTTTTTGATACAGGAGGTATTTCCCTCAAGAACCCGGACAATATGCATTATATGAAGTCTGATATGGGCGGAGCTACGGCCGTTATAGGAACCCTGATTTATGCAGCAGAAATGCAGATTCCCGTCAATATTATAGCCATACTCCCTATCACAGACAATGCTATTTCTGAAAAGGCTTTCCTTCCAAGCGATGTCATTACGGCTTACAACGGAAAAACCATTGAAGTTCTGAATACCGATGCGGAAGGCAGAATGATCCTTGCCGACGGACTTTCTTATATGGCTAAAAATTACAAAACGGATTTCCTGATTGATCTTGCCACGCTTACAGGAAGTTCTGTCAGAATGTTTGGCGATACCTGCGGAGCTATGTTTTCCAATAACGAGGAACTGAAAAACCTGCTGTTAAAAACAGGAGACCAAACCAATCAGAGACTGTGGAATCTTCCTTTATGGGATGTATGGAAAGATGACATTCAATCTGATGTGGCAGATCTTAAAAATATCTCTATGAAGCCTATCGGAGACTGTATCGTAGCAGCTAAATTTCTGGAACAGTTTATAGAAAACCATCCTAAATGGGCTCATCTGGATATTGCAGGAGTGGCCTTTGGAAGCACTGGATATTCAAAAGAAAAAGCAGCAACCGGCTTTGGAGTGCAGTTATTGGCCGATTTAATTGAAAATTATCATTAA
- a CDS encoding carboxylate-amine ligase translates to MHQFTIGIEEEYQIIDVESRDLISHVSKIIEGGKAVLSENLKHEMHESMIEMETGICQNIKEARTELTNLRRHLINTAHEQGLRVSGGGTHPFSNWEHNTITDGERYNKIVDDMGDVARGNLIFGLHVHIGIPNREEGVRIQNVMRYFLPHVYALSTNSPFWIGRSTGFKSYRQEIFVKFPRTGIPSYFNSLAEFDSYVDLLVKTGTIDNAKKIWWDLRVHPFYPTIEFRICDMPLRLEETVCLAAIMQSLVAKIYKLHQQNLSFRSYRRLLLNENKWRASKSGIEAHLIDFGKEESVPYPHLLKELLEFIDDVVDELDCRKEVEYAWTILENGTGADRQLKVFNETGDLTKVVDYMISETEYGITHGETAS, encoded by the coding sequence ATGCATCAATTTACTATAGGAATCGAGGAAGAATATCAGATCATTGATGTTGAGAGCAGAGACTTAATATCTCATGTTTCGAAGATTATTGAAGGAGGAAAAGCTGTTTTAAGTGAGAATTTAAAACACGAGATGCACGAATCCATGATTGAAATGGAAACCGGCATCTGTCAGAATATTAAAGAAGCCAGAACAGAGCTTACCAACCTGAGAAGGCATTTAATCAATACTGCCCATGAACAGGGACTTCGGGTTTCCGGAGGAGGAACCCATCCATTTTCGAACTGGGAGCATAATACCATAACTGATGGTGAGCGTTACAACAAAATTGTAGACGATATGGGTGATGTTGCCCGCGGAAATTTAATTTTTGGTCTTCACGTTCATATTGGAATTCCCAACCGTGAAGAAGGGGTAAGAATCCAGAACGTAATGCGTTATTTTCTTCCGCACGTGTATGCGCTTTCTACAAACTCTCCTTTCTGGATAGGAAGAAGTACAGGGTTTAAGTCCTACAGGCAGGAAATTTTTGTAAAATTCCCGAGAACAGGTATTCCAAGCTATTTCAATTCTCTTGCTGAGTTCGACAGCTATGTTGACCTTCTGGTAAAAACAGGAACCATCGACAATGCCAAGAAGATCTGGTGGGATCTGAGGGTGCATCCATTCTACCCTACCATTGAATTCAGGATTTGTGATATGCCTTTAAGATTAGAAGAAACGGTTTGTTTGGCTGCCATTATGCAGAGTCTGGTAGCAAAGATTTATAAGCTTCATCAGCAAAATTTAAGCTTCAGAAGCTATAGAAGACTGTTACTGAACGAAAACAAATGGAGAGCTTCCAAAAGTGGTATTGAAGCCCATCTGATTGACTTCGGAAAAGAAGAATCCGTTCCTTATCCTCATCTTTTGAAAGAGCTTCTTGAATTTATTGATGATGTTGTAGATGAACTCGACTGCAGAAAAGAGGTTGAGTACGCCTGGACCATTCTAGAAAACGGAACAGGAGCCGACAGACAGCTTAAAGTGTTTAATGAAACCGGCGATCTTACTAAAGTAGTGGATTATATGATCTCAGAAACAGAGTATGGCATAACACATGGCGAAACCGCTTCATAA
- a CDS encoding type 1 glutamine amidotransferase: MKDIRIALIDMNNNHVNQGFRNIKEISEAFQQNSEENVTIETFDVRFKNEMPDIEDFDIFISSGGPGNPHREGFDWEDRYSAFLDAVLDHNQYNEDKKYLFLICHSFQLASIHWKLGNICKRKSYSFGVMPVHKTEEGEQEFLFKNLQDPFYAVDSRAYQFIEPDMDRFDELGMKIMAIEKFRPHINLERAVMAVRFSDEIFGTQFHPEADPKGMIENLKDEKNKEAMIENFGMEKYLETVDRIDDEDKIILTRSQILPRFLQSAKKNILKGCEILA; this comes from the coding sequence ATGAAAGATATTCGAATTGCATTGATAGACATGAACAACAACCATGTGAATCAGGGCTTTAGAAATATTAAAGAAATTTCAGAAGCATTCCAGCAGAACTCTGAAGAAAATGTGACCATCGAAACATTTGATGTAAGGTTTAAGAATGAAATGCCGGATATTGAGGATTTTGATATCTTTATTTCTTCAGGAGGTCCCGGAAACCCGCACAGAGAAGGTTTTGATTGGGAAGACAGATATTCAGCTTTCCTGGATGCCGTTTTAGATCATAATCAATACAACGAAGATAAAAAATATCTGTTCCTGATCTGCCATTCATTCCAACTGGCAAGCATCCACTGGAAACTGGGCAATATCTGCAAAAGAAAATCTTATTCTTTCGGGGTAATGCCGGTTCACAAAACAGAAGAAGGCGAACAGGAATTTTTATTTAAAAACCTTCAGGATCCCTTCTATGCTGTGGATTCCAGAGCTTATCAGTTTATTGAACCGGACATGGACCGTTTTGATGAATTGGGAATGAAAATTATGGCTATCGAAAAGTTCAGACCGCATATCAACCTCGAAAGAGCTGTGATGGCTGTACGTTTCTCAGATGAAATATTCGGAACCCAGTTCCATCCGGAAGCTGATCCGAAAGGCATGATCGAAAACCTGAAAGATGAAAAAAATAAAGAGGCAATGATCGAGAACTTCGGAATGGAAAAATATCTTGAAACAGTAGACAGAATAGATGATGAAGACAAGATTATCCTTACCAGAAGCCAGATCCTGCCGAGATTCCTTCAGTCAGCAAAAAAAAACATTTTGAAGGGATGTGAAATTTTAGCATAA
- the cphA gene encoding cyanophycin synthetase, which produces MKIEKIQALRGPNIWSIRRKKLIQMRLDLEEMENYPTNKIDGFRERIEKLLPSLYTHRCSEGVEGGFFHRIETGTWMGHVIEHIALEIQTLAGMDVGFGRTRETKSPGVYNVVFNYIEENAGIYAAEEAVNIARSLVDNTEYDINACIQKLKEIRERVRLGPSTGSIVEEAVSRKIPWIRLGTNSLVQLGYGVNQQRFQATITGNTSSIAVDIACNKELTKKMLHDAAIPVPVGDLVTDEEDLTAVIRKIGYPIVLKPLDGNHGKGSSINVNNWEAAKIGLEHAQKYSRKVIVEKYITGYDFRVLVINNKMVAAARRVPAHVVGDGELTLQQLIDKENKDPRRGYGHENVLTEIEVDKDTLELLEKLQYTLETVPQKGEVVYLKSTANLSTGGTSIDVTDMVHPENITMAERVSKIIGLDVCGIDIMAENLTQPLKESGAAIIEVNAAPGFRMHLAPSEGLPRNVAAPVVDMLYPPGKPFTIPIIAVTGTNGKTTTTRLISHIVKSNGYRVGFTTSDGIYIQNTMLSKGDTTGPLSAEFVLKDPTVEFAVLETARGGILRSGLGYSQCDIGVLTNIEEDHLGMNDIHNLKDLTKVKRVVLDSVKKNGWSVLNADNEYSMKIINDLDSNVAIFSMNENNPHIVKFAKEGKITCIYEEGFVTIKKGDWKIRIGKAKDFPITMEGKARFMIENVLAASLASYLYGFGIEDISNSLRTFIPSAQLTPGRLNIFKFKNFKVLIDFAHNPSGYEAIEDYLKNVESTKKIGIISGVGDRRDNDIRECGKIAGRMFDYIIIRNEKHLRGRTEEEINGLIIDGINEAGRDVSYEIIPKEIEALKHAMGMAEEGTFITALSDVISNAIDLVQEYQARELMEDDKNS; this is translated from the coding sequence ATGAAAATTGAGAAGATACAGGCATTACGCGGCCCGAATATCTGGAGTATCAGACGGAAGAAGCTGATACAGATGAGATTGGATCTGGAAGAAATGGAAAACTATCCCACCAATAAAATAGACGGTTTCCGGGAAAGGATTGAAAAACTGCTCCCGTCTCTGTATACTCACAGATGCTCGGAAGGAGTGGAAGGCGGTTTTTTTCACAGAATAGAAACAGGTACGTGGATGGGCCATGTCATAGAGCACATAGCACTGGAAATACAGACTTTGGCAGGTATGGACGTTGGTTTCGGAAGAACCCGCGAAACAAAATCACCGGGAGTATACAATGTTGTATTTAATTATATTGAAGAAAATGCAGGAATCTATGCTGCTGAAGAAGCTGTTAATATAGCTAGATCTTTGGTTGACAATACGGAATATGATATTAATGCCTGCATACAGAAACTGAAGGAGATAAGGGAACGTGTCCGTCTGGGACCTTCCACGGGAAGTATTGTAGAAGAAGCGGTTTCCAGAAAAATTCCATGGATCAGATTAGGAACAAACTCTTTGGTACAGCTTGGCTATGGAGTAAACCAGCAACGATTTCAGGCTACTATTACAGGAAATACAAGCTCCATTGCAGTAGATATTGCATGTAACAAGGAACTGACGAAAAAAATGCTTCACGACGCTGCTATTCCGGTTCCTGTAGGAGATCTGGTAACAGATGAGGAGGATTTAACAGCCGTCATCAGAAAGATAGGTTATCCAATCGTACTGAAACCCCTTGACGGAAATCACGGCAAAGGTTCATCCATCAATGTAAACAATTGGGAGGCTGCGAAAATAGGATTGGAACATGCCCAAAAATACTCAAGGAAAGTTATTGTAGAAAAATATATTACCGGATATGATTTCAGAGTTCTGGTGATTAATAATAAAATGGTTGCTGCTGCAAGAAGAGTTCCTGCACACGTTGTGGGTGATGGTGAACTGACTCTTCAGCAACTGATAGACAAAGAAAACAAAGATCCGAGAAGAGGCTACGGCCACGAGAATGTCCTTACTGAAATAGAAGTAGATAAGGATACTCTTGAGCTTCTTGAAAAACTTCAATATACCCTGGAAACTGTTCCTCAGAAAGGAGAAGTAGTCTATTTGAAATCTACTGCAAATCTTTCTACAGGAGGTACTTCCATAGACGTTACCGATATGGTGCATCCCGAAAATATCACTATGGCTGAGAGGGTTTCTAAAATTATAGGGTTGGATGTCTGCGGGATCGATATCATGGCGGAAAACCTAACTCAACCGCTTAAAGAAAGCGGGGCGGCTATCATAGAGGTAAATGCTGCACCTGGATTCAGAATGCATCTGGCTCCAAGCGAAGGCCTTCCAAGAAATGTTGCTGCACCAGTGGTTGATATGCTTTATCCTCCCGGAAAACCATTTACCATTCCAATTATTGCAGTAACAGGAACGAATGGAAAAACAACCACAACAAGACTGATTTCCCATATCGTAAAAAGTAATGGTTACCGTGTAGGTTTTACTACTTCCGACGGTATCTATATTCAAAATACCATGCTTTCAAAAGGAGATACTACAGGACCTCTTTCTGCCGAATTTGTTTTAAAAGATCCTACTGTGGAATTTGCTGTTCTGGAAACTGCCAGAGGTGGAATCCTGCGTTCAGGTTTAGGATATTCCCAGTGCGATATCGGTGTTTTAACGAATATTGAGGAAGATCACTTGGGAATGAATGATATTCACAACCTGAAAGACCTTACCAAGGTAAAAAGAGTGGTTCTTGACAGTGTGAAGAAAAACGGATGGAGCGTTCTGAATGCCGATAATGAATACTCCATGAAGATTATTAATGATCTTGACAGTAATGTTGCCATTTTCAGTATGAATGAAAATAATCCTCATATTGTAAAATTTGCCAAGGAAGGAAAAATCACCTGCATTTACGAAGAAGGCTTTGTGACCATTAAGAAAGGCGACTGGAAGATCAGAATAGGAAAAGCCAAAGACTTCCCGATTACGATGGAAGGTAAGGCCAGATTTATGATTGAAAATGTGTTGGCCGCAAGTTTGGCCAGCTATCTTTATGGTTTCGGAATCGAAGATATCTCCAATTCTTTAAGAACTTTTATCCCAAGTGCTCAGCTTACTCCAGGAAGACTAAATATTTTTAAATTCAAAAACTTTAAGGTACTGATTGATTTTGCTCACAACCCTTCAGGATATGAGGCTATTGAGGATTATCTTAAAAATGTAGAGTCTACTAAAAAAATCGGTATTATTTCAGGAGTAGGTGACAGACGTGACAATGATATCCGGGAGTGCGGAAAAATTGCAGGAAGAATGTTTGATTATATCATCATCAGAAATGAAAAGCATCTGAGAGGCAGAACGGAAGAGGAGATCAACGGACTTATCATTGACGGTATCAACGAAGCCGGAAGAGATGTAAGCTATGAGATTATTCCTAAGGAAATTGAAGCCTTAAAGCATGCCATGGGAATGGCTGAAGAAGGCACTTTCATTACAGCTTTAAGCGATGTTATTTCCAATGCTATTGATCTGGTGCAGGAGTACCAGGCCCGCGAGCTTATGGAAGACGATAAGAATTCTTAA
- a CDS encoding alpha/beta hydrolase-fold protein, producing MPHIEHTDYYSNILGTSLKVEVTGHYGYPIVMFPTSQGQYTQNHDFHLNGSINWFIEQGKVKLYNIQTIDSWSFYDEKISPQQRIKNYELYVQFLIQEFIPYIQKIHQTHRVAVAGASFGGYHAANFAFRFPDVVSHLFCLSGAFSIRNFMDGYSDELVYFNCPREFVKNDEAWKYKHMHIVMSTSDQDICRDKNLEMADILSSKGIDFWYDERKWINHDWPLWRMVFPTFIGTFF from the coding sequence ATGCCGCATATAGAACATACAGATTATTATTCAAACATATTAGGAACAAGCCTTAAAGTAGAGGTTACGGGACATTACGGATATCCCATCGTCATGTTTCCTACTTCCCAGGGACAGTACACCCAAAATCATGACTTTCATCTCAACGGAAGCATTAATTGGTTTATAGAACAGGGAAAAGTAAAGCTTTATAATATCCAGACAATTGACAGCTGGAGCTTTTATGATGAAAAAATTTCTCCTCAGCAAAGAATTAAGAATTATGAACTTTACGTACAATTTCTGATTCAGGAATTTATCCCGTATATCCAGAAGATCCATCAAACACACCGGGTCGCAGTGGCGGGAGCAAGTTTCGGAGGCTATCATGCTGCCAATTTTGCTTTCAGGTTTCCGGATGTGGTTTCGCATCTGTTCTGTCTTTCGGGAGCATTCAGCATCAGGAATTTCATGGACGGATATTCAGATGAACTTGTTTACTTTAACTGCCCAAGGGAGTTCGTAAAGAATGACGAAGCATGGAAATACAAACATATGCACATCGTAATGAGCACTTCAGACCAGGATATCTGCAGAGATAAAAACCTTGAAATGGCAGATATCTTAAGCTCGAAAGGAATAGATTTCTGGTATGATGAAAGAAAATGGATCAATCACGACTGGCCGTTATGGAGAATGGTCTTTCCAACATTTATAGGTACATTTTTTTAA
- a CDS encoding acetyl-CoA carboxylase biotin carboxylase subunit family protein, whose amino-acid sequence MEEKTIVCISCYYKGYDFMDEMKKLGNKIILVTSEGLKEKNWPWHAIDEVFYMAELKPSVWNLDHLVQGFSHLMKTRKVDAVVALDDYDVEKAALIRETFRIPGMGQTTHRYFRDKLAMRQKAKDSGISVPEFTAVFNNDEVNSFVEKVPAPWVLKPRSEASASGIKKFSSKDELWNELNALGEERHLFLLESFKPGDVYHVDSLTFNKEIVFTSASKYLAPPMQVSHEGGVFRSKTLGRYSDEFKALEEVNAKVLSSFGLMNGATHTEFIRGKADGKWYFLETSSRVGGAHIPDLVEASSNINIWREWAKIEDALLRGNSYQASKPTGHYSGLIIALIKDKEPDYNAFKSEEAVKFLPIDYHVGIVYKSSDPDIIQQRLDSAAEKIQAEMLNILPPKSKLTS is encoded by the coding sequence ATGGAGGAGAAAACTATAGTATGTATTTCGTGCTATTATAAGGGCTATGATTTCATGGATGAAATGAAGAAGCTCGGTAATAAAATTATCCTGGTAACATCAGAAGGCCTTAAAGAAAAAAACTGGCCATGGCATGCTATTGATGAGGTATTTTATATGGCTGAACTAAAGCCGTCTGTATGGAACCTGGATCATCTTGTTCAGGGATTTTCACATCTCATGAAAACCAGAAAAGTAGATGCTGTAGTTGCATTGGACGATTATGATGTAGAAAAAGCAGCACTGATCAGAGAAACATTCCGTATTCCCGGGATGGGGCAAACTACACACCGCTATTTCAGGGATAAGCTGGCTATGCGTCAGAAAGCAAAAGATTCAGGAATTAGTGTTCCGGAATTTACAGCTGTTTTTAATAATGACGAAGTGAACAGCTTTGTAGAGAAAGTCCCGGCTCCCTGGGTATTAAAACCCCGCTCAGAAGCATCAGCATCAGGAATTAAAAAGTTTTCGTCCAAAGATGAGCTCTGGAACGAACTAAATGCCCTTGGTGAGGAGCGGCATCTGTTTCTGCTGGAAAGTTTTAAACCCGGAGACGTCTATCATGTGGACAGTCTGACTTTTAATAAAGAGATTGTGTTTACTTCTGCCTCAAAATATCTTGCTCCACCCATGCAGGTTTCTCATGAAGGCGGTGTATTCAGGTCTAAAACACTGGGAAGATATTCTGATGAATTTAAAGCCCTTGAAGAAGTCAATGCCAAAGTTCTCTCCAGTTTCGGATTAATGAACGGAGCTACCCATACTGAATTTATCCGTGGAAAAGCAGACGGAAAATGGTACTTCCTTGAAACATCCTCCAGAGTTGGCGGTGCACACATTCCGGATCTTGTTGAAGCCTCAAGTAATATTAATATCTGGCGGGAATGGGCCAAAATTGAAGATGCCCTTCTGCGTGGCAACAGCTATCAGGCATCAAAGCCTACAGGCCACTATTCAGGGCTTATCATTGCGCTGATTAAAGATAAAGAGCCGGATTACAATGCCTTCAAAAGTGAGGAAGCCGTGAAGTTCCTCCCAATTGACTATCATGTAGGAATTGTTTACAAATCCAGCGATCCGGATATTATACAGCAAAGATTAGACAGTGCCGCCGAAAAGATTCAGGCGGAAATGCTGAATATTCTGCCACCCAAAAGTAAACTGACAAGCTAA